The genomic region CCGTCGCCCAGTCCCTCAAGGTAGCGTAACCTGGCGGCCGGTCGGCCCGAACGTTCGTCGCGACGGGTTTTATCGGGCCGCTGGTCGTCGAAGGCCAGTATGGTCGTCGTCGAGCAGGTCACCTGATTGAGCGAGCGCCGCACCCAGACCTCGTCCGAGGCGTTCCCGGACGAAGCACTTGTGTCGATTCGGTCGGCCGTCGATGCCGTCCCGGCGAGCGTCTTCGACGGCTCGACGAAACACAGCGAAATCGGCGCGTTCGATGCCGCGATCGCCGACGGCCTCCCCCCCCCCAGTACGGGTACGAAGGGGACGCCACCGGCGGCTACAACCCGAACTGCAAGCTCTGGTCGCATCTGGGCTTCAACTACAGCGTCGACCTCTACGACGCCGACGCCCGCATCGGCATCGAGGTCGAGAAGAGCGATCGGAAAAACGTCAGCGACGACCTGCTCAAGTTCCAGAAAGGGCATCGCACCAAGAAGGACGGCCGGCCGAAGATCGAGTTCGGCTGCCTGATCGTGCCGCTGAACTATCTCGGACAACATAACCTGTACCAGCACAGTCTGACGAAACTCGACTTCATGAAGGGCGTCCTGTTCATCGACGACGTCGCCGTTATCGGCTATCGCGACCCGCGACCGGACTGACGCTGTCCGACCTGGCCTGTTTGTCGGCGCCGCGAGGCGTGCAGCGCGCGACAGCGTGCGCGGCGTGATCACCATGTCTGATCCCAATCCTCGCGACGACACAAGTGCCGACTACGAACAGTTCGAGGCCGAACTTCTCGCCCAGGACCGCGACATCGCCGGCGTCGACACGGCGGACGTCGACGACGCGACGGCCCAGAACCTGGTCAGCGAACTCGTCGACGCGGACGTCGTCACACTCGTTCCCGAGGACCAAGTTCTGGTCCACGAGCCGAGCGGTAACGCGTTCGATTCATCCACGCAGCTAGCCGTCTTCCACCAGGGCTGGACGGCCGGCCGCGACGCCGACAAGGAGGGCGAGTGATGCAGCAGACGCTTACCGGCTGTGCCTTCTGCGATGCACCTCCAGGCGCCGAGACTGGCGAGGCACATACCTGGGGACAGGACGAGCGGGTCACCCATCCGGTCTGTGTCGACTGTGCCATCCAGGTGGAGCCGGATCCCGACGAGCGTGATCACTTCGCCTGCGACGGGTGTGGGCTCGTCGTCGACGCGCTCGCGGCGCTGACGCGGTTCCGCGTTGAACTCGGACATCTCGAAGGCCCGTTGCAACTGTGCGAGCACTGTAGCCCAGGCGGGCTCGCGACGTACTGGACGCGCGACCTCAAGGAGCATCTCGTCGCGACGCCGGCAGAGTGACCCAAACACTCTTTACTGTTTTTCTGTAAACTGTAATCAAGAACGACCCGTGTCACGCACCTCAAACCGCGCCAACGGCGACATCGTCCGGGACTTCCTCTCGGTCGCGGACCTCCTCGAGGAGCCGCAGCTGGCCCAGCTGTACGCGTATCTCGCTCGAGAGGACGAGGCGACCGTCCAGGATGTGATGGACGAACTCGAGCTCGCCCAGGGGACGGCCTACAGCTACGCCAACCGACTCGTTGACACCGGCGTCGTCGAGGTCACGCAGGACGAGCAGCCTCGGCGGTACGCCGCTCGCGAGATCGACCTGACCGTGACGACGACCGCGGGCGACCGGGAGTACACGATCACGCCGGTGCTGATCGACGCGGTCGGCCGTCGCGAAACCAACGGCGATATCGACACCTACATCGACCGCCACGGCGTCGCCGGCCTCGCAACAGCACTCACCTACGCCGTCGCCCGCGAACGCGGCGAGGTGACCCACTGGCTGATGGCCGAGGATCTCGATATCTCCCCGCTAGCTGCGGAGATGACCCTGCAGGCGCTCCGGCCCGTCGTCCACGAGCACCACAACATCGAGGCTTCGGGCGCGTCACTCGACGAACTGGACGTCGACGACGGCGACACAGCTAACGACGCGTGAGCGCGCTCCACATCGCCGACACCGGCCTGTTCGTCGCAATGGGCCAGCCGTCGAACAGCCGTTACCAGGCTGTTCGGCGATTCGCTCGCCGGAACGACATCACCTTCGTCCTCCCTGAACGGATGTGCGACGAGTTGGCCGTCGACGACCCTGACGTCGAGGCACCGCCCATCGACGCCGCGATCGACGAGGAGTGGACAACAGTCGCGTCGCCGCCCAAGTTTTCTGATTCCATCGTCTCGCGGGCGATGGACGGTGTGCAGCGGTACATCGAGAACTCTTTTCACGGATCAACCAATCACGTTCAGCGTGAACGGGGATTCGAGCGAGAGTACCAAGCGCCGGGCGCAGGAGCTCTTGGAACGTAGTATCGGACCGGGGGCGGAATTCCGCACAGATCAGTGGGAGGCTATTGACCGGCTGGTCAACCGACAGGAGCGAGTCTTCCTCGTTCAGCGGACTGGGTGGGGCAAGAGCACGGTGTACTTCATCGCAACTAAACTACTCCGTGAACAGGGCCACGGCCCAACGCTCATCATCAGTCCGCTACTGGCGCTGATGCGTAACCAGATCCAGGACGCCGAAACGCAGCTCGACCTGAACGCGTGGACCATCAACTCCAAGAACAAAGAGGAGTGGTCCGAGGCAAAAGACGCCGTTCGCGAGGGGCGCTGTGATCTGCTGCTGATCTCACCGGAGCGACTGGCGAATCCCGAGTTCCAGGAGGATGTGTTACTCGCGATGGACGAGGAGTTCGGGCTTCTTGTCGTGGACGAAGCGCACTGTATCTCCGATTGGGGGCACGATTTCCGCCCGGATTACCGCCGAATTAGACGCATCCTCCAGCAGCTACCGGACCACATCCCGGTGGCGGCGACGACTGCAACCGCCAACGATCGAGTCGTCGATGATGTTACCAATCAAGTTCCCGATCTCCAGGTAATCCGTGGTGATCTCGTCCGGAAGTCACTGCGTCTCCAGACAAACAAGCTGGGGTCACGGGCCCGGCGGCTCGCCTGGCTCGCTGAGAACGTCCCCGACCTGCCATCCTCGGGCATCGTGTACTGCCTGACGACCGACGAGGTTGAGACGGTCGCCGAGTGGATGCGACAACAGGGCCTCGAGTTCGAGCCATACCATGGCGGAATGGACGACGAGCGTCGCCGCGAACTGGAAGCCCAACTCATGGCGAACGAAGTGGACGGCCTGGCAGCCACGAATGCCCTCGGGATGGGGTTCAACAAACCAGATCTGGGCTGGGTTATTCACTTCCAACGTCCGCCGAATCTTATCCGGTACTACCAGGAGATTGGACGGGCGGGGCGTGACCTAGACGACGCCTTCGCTGTCCTTCTCTCCGGCGACGAGGACAACCAGATTGCGGAGTACTTCATCGGGGAAGCGTTTCCCGACCCCGAGGAGTTCGAGATCGTACTTTCGACGCTGGCGGACAGCGAGGTGCCATTGCACAAGTACCAGCTCCTCAAACGGGCGAACATCTCCTGGAAGGCGGCCTCCCAGTGTCTAGACATGGTTCGGGTCGACAACGCCGTCATTCGGGTTGAGGACGGATTTGAGCGGACAGCCGCCGACTGGAACTACGACCACGACCGCATCGCGTCAGTCACCCAGCAACGTCGACGGGAGCTCGAGCGTATCAAGCAGTTCGTCCAAACCGACGACTGTCTGACCCGGTTCATCGACGACGAATTAGATGGCTCCCTCGAGGAGGATTGTGGCCGCTGTGCCTCCTGTAGGGGGCCGGTCCTCCCGACGGAGGTGCAGGACGAAAGCCTCGTTTCGGCGGCCGTAGAGCACTACCGGGCTGAATCGGTAGCCGAGATATCGCCCCGATACTACATGCCCAAGGAAGACGGCCGCTCGAAAATCGCTGAAGAGCGGAAACCTGAACCGGGGCGTGCATTGGCAGTTTACGGTGACCCAGGGTATGGCGCGCTGGTCAGCCAACAGTTTGACCAAGACAATGGGTACAGCCAGAAGCTGGTTGACGCCGCAGTCGAGTACATCAAACAGGAGTGGACACCGTCATCAAGTCCGACCTGGGTCACTGCTGTTCCCTCCCCGACGGGCGAGGAGAAGGTTCAGGATCTCGCCAGACGAATCGCGACCGGACTGGGAATCGATTACGTCCACGCCGTCGAACAGGTCGAACCGATGCAGCCCCAGCACGAACTGGCGAACTCCTACCAGAAACGCTGGAACGTCGAGGGGGCGTTCGCGACGACTGATGAGGTTCGGGCCGAGCCTGTCCTGCTGATCGACGACACTGTCGGCTCACGGTGGAGTTTCACAGAGGCGGCACTGATGCTTCGCGATGCCGGGAGCGGTCCAGTTTATCCCTTTGCGTTGGCAGAACGGACCCGGTGGTAACACCGGCCGTTGCTGTCCGAGCCATCTCTGTTCGGTGACGATTCATCTCCGTGATGAGGCCGTTGTGTCGTTCCCGGCACGCCCCACTCGCCGCATTCCGCCCTCCGCGTCGCTCGCGACCGACCATTCCGCCCTCCGCGTCGCTCGCGACCGACCATTCCGGGCGTGCGGGCGCTCTCCGCACCGCGAGCGCCCGTTCCGGGCTAAAATGAATGTGCCCTCGACGCCAGCGGGTATCCCCGTCGGTTGCGCCCCTCGCGGGCTTTCGCGTTCCAGCGCTTTGTCCCGCCTGCGCTGTCGCGCGCCGCGGTGTGGCGCGCGTTCTCGGCGACAGTCGCTCTGGACACGAACCCACAGTCCGGGCCGGACACGAGCGGGCATATCGGTATCGGCACACCTCTGCACTGACTACGTCGCCGGTGGTTCTTTTTGCGCCTGCAATGGGTGCAGGCTCGAAGCGATCGTGCCTGCATGGTAATACAGGTGATTTCTGATGGAACAACGCCACCGGCGACAGGTGTATCGTCAATCAGCGGGGGACTGGCCGGATGTCCGTTGATCTTAACGGGATTGAGCAGGCCGAAGACGAACTGGAAGACTGGCTGGTCGACCAAGCCGAATCCGGCGTTCCCGAAGTCGTCCTCATGGGGCTCCTTCGTGACTACGCTGACGACATCGAGCATCTCGGCTATGTCCCGCGGATGTGGGGTCACAGCGACCAATGATGTGACCCCAACTCGACTTGCTTGTGTTGGTTTTTCGCGCCCGGAACGGGCGGAGGCGCGACGTGATCGTGCCTTCACCAGAGAGGAATTGAAAACGAGACGACGTTGCCAGACCAGCTCCGACAGTAGTTTTCCGAGAATCGTGCAGTCAACTGGAATCGGCGAAGGCGTGCCCTGGATGTAATATCGTTCAGATCCATGAAACGAACGAATACATTCGATATTGCTCCCGACTCTGAAACAACAGAAGAAATCCTTACGCGAGTGCTGGACGCGTCGGCAAGTCTCTGGAATAAACTCACCTACGACCGCCGCCAGCAGTTCTTCGACGGCGAAAGTGTCTGGGAGTGCGATGGCTACTACGACGAGTACGTCGACGTGCTAAGCGGAGCGACGACCCAACAGATTGCTCGCGTGAACGATACTGCATGGCGATCCTTCTTCGAACTTCTCAACGATCCTGAGTACGATCCGAGTCCCCCCGGCTACTGGGGGAATCAAGACGATGGCCGAGAACTCCGAACGTACATTCGAAACGATTCGTACACCATTCAGTGGAACAGGCGGTCCCGACTGGAAATCCGCATCGGCATGGATCTCAAAGACGAGTACGGATTCGGAATGTACGAACGGCTTCGGTTACCGGTTCGGGGCAATCCGAAGTGGCGTGGAGACAGTGGTCGACTCGAAATCTCGTACGACTCGGTCGAAGAGACGTACCGTGTGCATCAATCCGTAACCATCGACGACGTCGAAGAGAGCAGATCAGATGGCTCCGAGGCCGCTGCACTCGATCTCGGTGCAAACGTGCTCGTTGCCTGTACGACAACGACCGAGGAGCAGTATCTCTACAGTGGACAAACCCCGTTCGAGCAGTTTCGAGAGACGACTAACGCTATCGCCAGCGCTCAAGCGAAACTCCCTGATGGACGACACACGAGTCAACGAATCAAACGGCTCTATCGCAAACGCTCGCGGCGACGTGACCATGCAGTGAACGCACTCCTTCGGGACTTAGTCGAGCGTTTAGAGGCGGCTGGTGTCTCAACGCTCTACCACGGCGATCTCACCGGGGTGCTCGGTGAGTACTGGTCAGTCGAAGCGAACCTCAAAGCACAGACCTTCTGGGCTCACCGGCAGTGTATCGATCGACTCGAATCAGTCTGTGAAGAGTACGGAATCGACGTAGGAGCACTCTCGGAGGCGTGGACGTCCCAAACCTGTCCAGAATGTGGCGAACGGGACCGAACACGCCGGCATCGAGAGACGCTCACCTGTCCGTGTGGTTTCGACGGCCACGCCGACCTCGTTGCTTCGAGAACATTGCTCGAACGAGCAACGAACACAACAGTCAGGCCGACGGCACGGCCCGTGCGGTTCCAGTGGGACGATCACCAGTGGTTTCCCGTCGAGGGAGCCACAGTGACGCCCAACGAATAGCGCACAGACCCGCGAGGTGCCGCCGTAGCGTCCTCAACGCTAGCGAGCGGACGCTCCTATCTGTGGAGTGGATGTCGACCCGCTGGTCGCTTGCTTTTTGAACTGATACGCCGAACACACCTATTACAGCTCTGAATAGTATTACTAAATTCAGACACATTCTCAGGAGCGTGCTGTATACAGGGCGCGAATGCAGCAAACTCCGTAATGTTGAAAATAACGATATCTGCGACCTGGTTATTGTGGAGGTAAATCCGACTCGAAAAACACCAAATCATGTATTTGGGAAGCCCCGGTCAGTTCAGGATGAAACGCGGTGCCAACAACAGGAGGTTCCCGGACGGCAACAACCCGCCCATCATGCTCAGCAAGCACCTCAACCCCCTCTCCCACTTCTGTTATCGAGGGAGCCCGGATAAAGACGGCTGGAAACGGCTCATCTAACCCTCTGATTTGTAGATTCGTTTCAAAGCTATCTTTCTGCCGACCGAATGCATTCCGATCGACGCTAACTTCAATCAAGTCTAACGTCTCTACGCGGCTATCTTGGGCGTCTTGTGCTGCAAGGATCAATCCAGCACATGTCGCCAAAAGTGGCTTTCCGGCATTAACATGGTCGACGATTTCTGAAGCGATTCCTTCACGATGGATGAACTGGGAAATAGCCGTGGACTCTCCCCCTGGCATCGACAAAACATCACACTCAGGAACTTGTCCCGATTCACGAACTTCCAGCACTTCAACTGTCTCTCCGTGGCGGGATCCAGCGTGTTCGATGGCGGTGACATGCTCACTCACGTCGCCTTGCAGAGCAATGACACCAGCAGTCAGGGTCATAATTCCAGTTCGAGATGACTCGTGTTCACACACCGCGCCCCTGAAGGCGCTCATCTTCGGGGATATCTGCGTTGGCTTCGCCTTCCATCCCCTGACCAGCACCTTCAGCAATCGCAGCCAGCGTCTCGGGGGAGTCCCAGTTGTTGACCGCCTCAACTATCGCTTCACCCATCGCCTGAGGATTCTCGGCACCAAAGATGCCGCTACCGACGAAGATACCGTCACAGCCGTGGTGCATCATCAGCGCCGCGTCCGCTGGTGTGGCTATGCCACCAGCAGCGAAGTTCACCACTGGCAGCCGACCCATTTCCGCAGTTTCGTGGACGAGTTCTGCAGGAGCCTCGTGTTCACGAGCCCATGACTCCCGCTCTTCATGAGTCATCCCTTCAAGCTGCCGGATTGCGCCCTTGATATTGCGCTGGTGATGGACGGCCTGGTTCACGTCACCGGTTCCGGCCTCTCCTTTGGTACGAATCATGGCGGCGCCTTCATCGATCCGCCGGAGTGCTTCGCCGAGGTCGCGAGCGCCACAGACGAACGGCGCGGTAAATTCGCGTTTATCGATATGATAGCGGTCGTCCGCAGGAGTAAGCACCTCGCTCTCATCGATCATGTCGACGCCTGTCGTCTCCAAGATCTCTGCCTCTTTCGTGTGGCCGATCCGTGATTTACCCATGACTGGAATCGATACCTCATCGATTATTTCCCGGACCTCCCCGGGATCGGCCATCCGGGCAACACCGCCACGCTTGCGGATATCTGCCGGAACGGCCTCAAGCGCCATCACTGCGACGGCCCCTGCATCCTCGGCGATCCGGGCCTGCTTCCGGTTGACGACGTCCATAATGACGCCCCCTTTCTGCATCCGGGCAAATCCCTGCTTGACGAGATCAGTGCCGTGACGAAGTTCCTCAAGATCTGTCGCTTCAGCCATGAGAACCATTCCCCCATTCAGGTTTCTAAAGGCTTCGATGGACAGGTGGAAGTGTAGTGACGATCATGACAATTCGACGGAAACCAACAAGTGTGACTGTATCCTGGCATCCTACGAAGAGCTATGATAAACGTGACGCTGGAAGAAAATGGGATTACAACTCGGTATTTTGAAACCGAGTCAGAGCGGGTGCTTGAATTTGGACATGCAGGACGTACCGCGGCAGTGATTCAGAATCGAGAAGGGTATGCGATGGTGAAAGTGCGAACGACACCGGATGGCGATGAACTGGAGCGGTACTATGGGTTCGACATGGCGCTCGATCACGCAGCTGAACTGCTCGGGGTCGCCCCTCCAGATCTTCCAATCCCCGGTGAAGCTGTCGATATGGGAATGTGAGCCAACCCACACGCCGCCCTCTCAGATATCAAGACAATCCATCGCTACCGCTCTACTAAATAGATGGTCTGTATGCAGCAGGCCTGTTTTCTCAAATTATAGAAATTTCAGCACAAGATCGAGGTTCGGTAAGCAGGCGCACTGACACCTCCTATTTTGGTGTTTCTCTCCGGCCCGTCCCGCTCGCCGCATTCCGCCCTCCGCGTCACTCGCGACCGACCATTCCGGGCGTGCGGGCGCTCTCCGCACCGCCCGCGCCCGTTCCGGGCTAAAGTAAATCTGGTCTCGACGCCAGCATTAAGCGCGTTTTCGGTTGCGCCCCTCGCGGGCTTTCGCGTTCCAGCGCTTTGGCCCGTTCCGCGCGGCGAGCCACACCACGGCTCGCCGTGCTCACGACCGTCGCCCTGGACACGGACCCGCAGTCCGGGCCGGACGCGAGAAACGGCTTAAAGCTGGCCGCTCGCTCCGGGCGGGTCGGCGCGCGGTGCTGGATGGGTGGCCTCCTGGCGCGCTCTCGCTCGCGCCCTAGGGCGCTCGCGAAGGCGCGAGCGAGAGCGCGCGATGGATGAGTTGGTCGTTGTGGACAGCCACGGCTGGAGAGTCGTGGTGTCGGAAGAAGACGCCGAGTGAGCGCCTTCGGAATCAGGTCCGATTCCAATGTCAAGTAAGAACGTCTCCAGTGAAGTAGTTTCGGTCGATGAACAGGCATTCGAGAAACACGATGAAGCCGAGGTCGACGAGGATGGCTTCGAAGTCGTCGGTGAGACCCCGAAGTTCCAGGCGACGGTGCAGATGGAAGTGCAGGCGAAGGTCGATTCAAACCATCCGGACGCGCGGGTCGAGGAAGGACCGGATCACATGTTCGGGAAGACCCTCGAACAGGAAGAACGCATCAAGGCGCGGGAGGCTGAGCTGGAGCGCATCAGTGCCCAAGCCGAACTCGGGACGCAGGAGGGTCGGGAGAAGCGAACGCGAGATATCGCGGCAAAACAAAGTGCGAAGCGTCGGACGGAGTTCCAGAGGCGGAGAGCGAGCGTGGACCCAATGGCAGACCCGGATCGGCCGGACCCACGTGCAGAACTCAAACAGGAGCAGTTGGCGGCTGTGAATGAACAGTCGATGCGGTTGGCCGAGAAGCTGGATGGGTGGTCGCGGGCGGCGATCAGTCGGCGGCTGGCCGAAGCGGTCGTCATGGGGAGAGACATGACGAGTGCGGTCGTCGGGGTATTCGAGGAACTCCAGACGGCGCCGGGACAGGTGATCCCAATAGGGAAGGTCGAGGACGTGAACCGGAAGGAGGTGAGCATCGAAGGGACCGTGACCCAGTTGTGGGATGCGGATTCATCGGCAATTCAGCAAGTCGGGCTTATCGAAGACGAGAGCGGACGAACGAAGGTGACCGTCTGGGAGAAATCGAATCAACCCTGGATCGAAGAAGGCGAGCGCGTGCGAATACACGGGGCGGCGCGAAACTGGTATCAGGAGCGCGTCTCAGTGGCCCTGACCGGGTGGAGCACCGTGCACTTCCCAGAGCGCGGTCGGTGGTGGGAGTAGTCGGCTAACGCGGCCTTCTTTTTTGATGATGGCCGTTCACCCACTTCCCGCCGCCCCACCCAACCTCCACGTTCCGGGCGGCTCACAGAGCCGCCGGGCTTTCGCTCTGATTACTCGTCACATATAGTGGAAGACATTGATTGTGGCATTTTTCAAACCCATTCCCACCAAAGTACTTCAATTATCTGGGGGATACCTGCGTGCTGAATAGAACGCGCGTATTCAGCACCTGATGTGAAATAACCCGGACGTCCAATGGACTGGAAATGCGATTTTGGCCGATTGAAAAAAGCACCAATCCTTCGGGCCATATTCTGGAATTTTTCAACAACAGAATGGGGTGGCCTGTATTCTGCCCCCATTACAACTTTAATAGTGAGCTACAAAGGATAAACCAATGACAAGATCGCACCAAATTCTTTTGGTTACGGCGGATAAATCAGTGCGAAATCGGATTCAGTCTGAATTCGGTGAGAGGAGTAATTCTTTCGAGATTTTGACCGCAACATACACCACCGAAGTAATCGATCTGACAGGCAGT from Halanaeroarchaeum sulfurireducens harbors:
- a CDS encoding DUF7437 domain-containing protein yields the protein MSRTSNRANGDIVRDFLSVADLLEEPQLAQLYAYLAREDEATVQDVMDELELAQGTAYSYANRLVDTGVVEVTQDEQPRRYAAREIDLTVTTTAGDREYTITPVLIDAVGRRETNGDIDTYIDRHGVAGLATALTYAVARERGEVTHWLMAEDLDISPLAAEMTLQALRPVVHEHHNIEASGASLDELDVDDGDTANDA
- a CDS encoding DUF7558 family protein, with protein sequence MQQTLTGCAFCDAPPGAETGEAHTWGQDERVTHPVCVDCAIQVEPDPDERDHFACDGCGLVVDALAALTRFRVELGHLEGPLQLCEHCSPGGLATYWTRDLKEHLVATPAE
- a CDS encoding DNA-binding protein, with the translated sequence MSSKNVSSEVVSVDEQAFEKHDEAEVDEDGFEVVGETPKFQATVQMEVQAKVDSNHPDARVEEGPDHMFGKTLEQEERIKAREAELERISAQAELGTQEGREKRTRDIAAKQSAKRRTEFQRRRASVDPMADPDRPDPRAELKQEQLAAVNEQSMRLAEKLDGWSRAAISRRLAEAVVMGRDMTSAVVGVFEELQTAPGQVIPIGKVEDVNRKEVSIEGTVTQLWDADSSAIQQVGLIEDESGRTKVTVWEKSNQPWIEEGERVRIHGAARNWYQERVSVALTGWSTVHFPERGRWWE
- a CDS encoding RecQ family ATP-dependent DNA helicase, yielding MNGDSSESTKRRAQELLERSIGPGAEFRTDQWEAIDRLVNRQERVFLVQRTGWGKSTVYFIATKLLREQGHGPTLIISPLLALMRNQIQDAETQLDLNAWTINSKNKEEWSEAKDAVREGRCDLLLISPERLANPEFQEDVLLAMDEEFGLLVVDEAHCISDWGHDFRPDYRRIRRILQQLPDHIPVAATTATANDRVVDDVTNQVPDLQVIRGDLVRKSLRLQTNKLGSRARRLAWLAENVPDLPSSGIVYCLTTDEVETVAEWMRQQGLEFEPYHGGMDDERRRELEAQLMANEVDGLAATNALGMGFNKPDLGWVIHFQRPPNLIRYYQEIGRAGRDLDDAFAVLLSGDEDNQIAEYFIGEAFPDPEEFEIVLSTLADSEVPLHKYQLLKRANISWKAASQCLDMVRVDNAVIRVEDGFERTAADWNYDHDRIASVTQQRRRELERIKQFVQTDDCLTRFIDDELDGSLEEDCGRCASCRGPVLPTEVQDESLVSAAVEHYRAESVAEISPRYYMPKEDGRSKIAEERKPEPGRALAVYGDPGYGALVSQQFDQDNGYSQKLVDAAVEYIKQEWTPSSSPTWVTAVPSPTGEEKVQDLARRIATGLGIDYVHAVEQVEPMQPQHELANSYQKRWNVEGAFATTDEVRAEPVLLIDDTVGSRWSFTEAALMLRDAGSGPVYPFALAERTRW
- the pdxS gene encoding pyridoxal 5'-phosphate synthase lyase subunit PdxS → MAEATDLEELRHGTDLVKQGFARMQKGGVIMDVVNRKQARIAEDAGAVAVMALEAVPADIRKRGGVARMADPGEVREIIDEVSIPVMGKSRIGHTKEAEILETTGVDMIDESEVLTPADDRYHIDKREFTAPFVCGARDLGEALRRIDEGAAMIRTKGEAGTGDVNQAVHHQRNIKGAIRQLEGMTHEERESWAREHEAPAELVHETAEMGRLPVVNFAAGGIATPADAALMMHHGCDGIFVGSGIFGAENPQAMGEAIVEAVNNWDSPETLAAIAEGAGQGMEGEANADIPEDERLQGRGV
- the pdxT gene encoding pyridoxal 5'-phosphate synthase glutaminase subunit PdxT is translated as MTLTAGVIALQGDVSEHVTAIEHAGSRHGETVEVLEVRESGQVPECDVLSMPGGESTAISQFIHREGIASEIVDHVNAGKPLLATCAGLILAAQDAQDSRVETLDLIEVSVDRNAFGRQKDSFETNLQIRGLDEPFPAVFIRAPSITEVGEGVEVLAEHDGRVVAVREPPVVGTAFHPELTGASQIHDLVFFESDLPPQ
- a CDS encoding IS200/IS605 family transposase, with amino-acid sequence MKRTNTFDIAPDSETTEEILTRVLDASASLWNKLTYDRRQQFFDGESVWECDGYYDEYVDVLSGATTQQIARVNDTAWRSFFELLNDPEYDPSPPGYWGNQDDGRELRTYIRNDSYTIQWNRRSRLEIRIGMDLKDEYGFGMYERLRLPVRGNPKWRGDSGRLEISYDSVEETYRVHQSVTIDDVEESRSDGSEAAALDLGANVLVACTTTTEEQYLYSGQTPFEQFRETTNAIASAQAKLPDGRHTSQRIKRLYRKRSRRRDHAVNALLRDLVERLEAAGVSTLYHGDLTGVLGEYWSVEANLKAQTFWAHRQCIDRLESVCEEYGIDVGALSEAWTSQTCPECGERDRTRRHRETLTCPCGFDGHADLVASRTLLERATNTTVRPTARPVRFQWDDHQWFPVEGATVTPNE
- a CDS encoding DUF7111 family protein, producing MINVTLEENGITTRYFETESERVLEFGHAGRTAAVIQNREGYAMVKVRTTPDGDELERYYGFDMALDHAAELLGVAPPDLPIPGEAVDMGM